One window from the genome of Podospora pseudocomata strain CBS 415.72m chromosome 6, whole genome shotgun sequence encodes:
- a CDS encoding hypothetical protein (BUSCO:EOG092605OK; EggNog:ENOG503NVF6; COG:K) — MNISQPVSSTLDSVDFQFLTSDEIRAVSVKRIENPVTFDTLLNPVPGGLYDPALGSWGDAPCRTCGLNQAQCPGHPGHIELAVPCYHPVFMDQAFRFLRSMCIYCHHFRTARREIHRFACMLKLLQYGLLHEAQLIDAISESELGGEKLKSMRLPDIPNMDDEAEDEGSTTDVTMRAREAYVRQVLKEHRTRLSAGDIKRAKHEGAAEMRRALLKELFATLVKEKRCKSCDGISPTLRKDRYVKIFERGLSSKDKATMAQAGRKSRDALTMTNKNKKDADGEDEGVADMESEQEPEDEGEGDSLDEGGDVAMKDAETETQTKSKTKASAPQRFLNSMEVKGRLDLLFQAEREIMSLIFNTRPPTKASRSKPITADIFFIHTLMVPPNRMRPEARMGENQITEAEQNSLYKKIIEKSSAVGQISREIALGKKAVVQEGRRPRDLNHLYQAWTELQEAVNSLMDRDKNPIQGNAGKRNEEGIKQKLEKKEGLFRKNMMGKRVNFAARSVISPDPNIETSEIGVPPVFAVKLTYPEPVTHFNFKDLQQAVINGVEKWPGAAAIENENGQVVNLRNKSLEERVALANTLLAPSTNSFANLRGKKVLRHLTNGDVVLMNRQPTLHKPSMMGHRVRVLPGEKTLRMHYANCNSYNADFDGDEMNMHFPQNEIARAEALQLANTDSQYVSGTGGSPLRGLIQDHLSVSVILCNKDTFFSKGDYMQLVYAGLRPESGHITGEKILTVPPAMIKPRPLWTGKQVIDTVLKNIKPANCGDLWMQSGTKIKARSWGDHSPEEGEVAVRDGIFVHGILDKSQLGSSDGGLVHAVHEVYGPGVAAKLLSCLGRLLTRYLAMVAFTCGMDDLRMTPKGEQDRKELIKEAKHIGLEVAAKYVSLEEQKPTKDDPLLLERLEEVLRDDKKQEGLELLTNQRVAKLSSEITRVCLPAGLEKPFPHNHMQSMTISGAKGSTVNANLISCNLGQQTLEGRRVPVMISGRTLPSFRPFDTDARAGGYIVQRFLTGIRPQEYYFHHMAGREGLIDTAVKTSRSGYLQRCLVKGMEGLAVSYDSSVRDSDGSVVQFLYGEDSVDITKQKYLNDFEFVLRNLDSELPQLRFHEDGTQALFENKDEIIKRMKSAIRSIGTRNPQDPVTSKLEPSRYGFATSEKFFNHMMDYLKTNKHGLIKEKGSKEKAGQISRKTAEKILAAKYIRSLVEPGEAVGITAGQSVGEPSTQLTLNTFHLAGHSAKNVTLGVPRLREILMTASANISTPSMTLVLNEELSEQDGERFAKSISVLPLSHVTKDATVVEKVGVGIAHKVAKTFDIRLRFFESEEYSKMYAISISDVLGTVEKKFIPLLCKIIQKELKKIDKQKGSASAPEIGVKVGTIETAAATSSGDREARGGDDDDDDDEEDDAGGAKRRANRSEAVSYGPNDDDDDAIQRQLQRETEEADDGEDDDEAYGGSPRPERRRDDKSLEAEAASRVKEKNEDVASFKADTVGGEWVKFTLEYPASMPKLLMLNLVQEAVNKAVIQEIAHIGNATLEPIKKKDPATGEEVIKELLVHTEGVNLRAMQLYADYINPNKLQTNDIAQVLEFYGVEAARANIVRELSGVFDSHGIAVDKRHLSLIADYMTRNGGFSPFNRIGLTGNVSPFTKMSYETTVGFLKDAVMDGEWDPLMTPSSRLVVGKLGGLGTGAFDLLTQMATKPKITLFVDTVSPFAYAAYHILRNDPIFRNVEVEYIPIFLGGLMHKCGNTAPIKIKNKDKWINLERLRWSTLFSIPMFPGLPPDFPAPSLPIMRSLATLSPAQLTPALDLLFKKHWADGVATHKPEILKETLVELFGEEEASKVLERAKTVGKEALIRNTDRAFDEGAFGLPWFSVTNAKGEREGFWGFDHLGQVVGFLGLEGELKTARRGEGSKGWRAVL; from the exons ATGAACATTTCACAGCCCGTGTCGTCGACTCTCGACAGCGTCGACTTCCAATTCCTCACATCCGACGAGATCCGCGCAGTCTCTGTCAAACGCATTGAAAATCCCGTCACCTTCGACACACTTCTCAATCCTGTTCCAGGCGGTCTCTATGACCCAGCTCTCGGCTCATGGGGTGATGCGCC ATGCCGCACCTGTGGTCTGAACCAGGCACAATGCCCTGGTCATCCAGGTCATATTGAGCTTGCTGTACCTTGTTACCACCCAGTATTCATGGACCAGGCTTTCCGATTCCTTCGTTCCATGTGTATTTACTGCCATCACTTTCGAACGGCCCGCCGCGAGATCCACCGCTTTGCCTGCATGCTCAAGCTTCTTCAGTACGGCTTGCTCCATGAAGCGCAGCTGATCGATGCCATCTCCGAGAGCGAACTCGGAggggagaagctcaagagcATGAGGCTCCCCGACATCCCCAACATGGacgacgaggccgaggacgaggggagCACAACAGATGTCACCATGAGAGCTAGAGAAGCCTATGTTCGCCAAGTGTTGAAGGAGCACAGGACGCGCCTCAGTGCGGGCGATATCAAGCGAGCGAAGCACGAAGGTGCGGCCGAGATGAGGAGAGCCTTGTTGAAGGAGCTCTTCGCCacgttggtgaaggagaagagatgCAAGAGCTGCGATGGCATCAGCCCAACGCTGCGCAAGGACCGCTATGTCAAGATCTTCGAGCGCGGCCTCAGTTCCAAGGACAAGGCCACTATGGCTCAGGCTGGGCGGAAAAGCCGCGACGCCTTGACCATgaccaacaagaacaagaaggatGCCGACGGTGAGGATGAAGGTGTTGCTGATATGGAATCAGAGCAGGAAccagaagatgaaggagagggggataGTCTCGACGAGGGCGGTGATGTGGCTATGAAGGATGCCGAAACCGAAACCCAGACAAAGTCGAAAACGAAAGCCTCAGCCCCCCAGCGCTTCCTCAACTCGATGGAAGTCAAGGGccgcctcgacctcctcttccaagccGAGCGGGAAATCATGTCGCTGATTTTCAACACTCGTCCACCGACCAAGGCTTCTCGCTCGAAGCCTATCACCGCCGACATCTTCTTCATTCACACGCTCATGGTTCCTCCAAACAGGATGCGCCCAGAGGCTCGGATGGGTGAGAACCAAATCACCGAAGCCGAGCAAAACAGTCTCTACAAGAAGATCATTGAAAAGTCTTCCGCTGTTGGACAGATCTCTAGAGAGATTGCCCTCGGGAAGAAAGCCGTCGTTCAGGAAGGCAGGAGACCACGGGATCTGAATCACCTTTACCAAGCCTGGACTGAGCTTCAGGAAGCTGTCAACAGTTTGATGGATCGCGACAAGAACCCGATCCAGGGTAACGCTGGCAAGAGAAACGAGGAGGGTATCAAGCAGAAGCTtgaaaagaaggagggtcTGTTCCGCAAGAACATGATGGGCAAGCGTGTCAATTTTGCCGCTAGATCAGTCATCAGTCCTGACCCCAACATCGAGACGTCCGAGATCGGTGTCCCACCCGTCTTCGCGGTGAAGCTTACCTACCCAGAACCTGTTACTCATTTCAACTTCAAAGACCTCCAACAGGCCGTGATCAACGGTGTCGAAAAGTGGCCCGGTGCTGCGGCTATCGAGAACGAAAATGGCCAGGTTGTCAACCTGCGAAACAAGTCTCTGGAGGAAAGAGTAGCTCTGGCCAACACGCTTCTCGCCCCATCGACCAACTCCTTTGCCAATCTCAGGGGCAAGAAAGTACTCCGTCACCTCACCAACGGTGATGTTGTCTTGATGAACCGTCAGCCTACACTTCACAAGCCATCTATGATGGGTCACCGTGTCCGTGTTTTGCCAGGCGAGAAGACGTTACGTATGCACTACGCCAACTGTAACTCGTACAACGCCGATTTCGACGGTGACGAGATGAACATGCATTTCCCACAAAACGAGATTGCCCGTGCCGAGGCTCTCCAGCTTGCCAACACAGACAGCCAGTACGTCAGTGGAACAGGCGGCTCGCCGTTGCGCGGTTTGATTCAGGACCACTTGTCAGTCTCTGTCATTCTCTGCAACAAGGACACTTTCTTCAGCAAGGGCGACTACATGCAACTCGTGTACGCCGGTCTCCGCCCCGAAAGCGGGCACATCACGGGAGAAAAGATCCTGACAGTACCCCCAGCCATGATCAAGCCAAGACCACTCTGGACTGGAAAGCAGGTTATCGACACCGTTCTGAAGAATATCAAGCCGGCCAACTGTGGCGATCTCTGGATGCAGTCTGgcaccaagatcaaggcaaGAAGCTGGGGCGACCATTCTcctgaagaaggcgaggtcGCGGTCCGGGATGGAATTTTCGTTCACGGTATTCTGGACAAGTCACAGCTTGGTTCCAGCGATGGCGGCCTTGTTCACGCTGTTCACGAAGTCTACGGCCCCGGCGTCGCGGCTAAGCTGCTGAGTTGCCTGGGTCGCCTCCTCACACGCTATCTCGCCATGGTTGCATTCACTTGCGGAATGGATGATCTGCGTATGACACCAAAGGGCGAACAGGACCGCAAGGAGTTGATCAAGGAAGCTAAGCATATTGGTCTCGAAGTGGCGGCCAAGTACGTATCTTTGGAGgagcaaaagccaaccaagGATGACCCTCTGCTTCTGGAACGCCTCGAGGAAGTTTTGAGAGACGACAAGAAGCAGGAAGGCCTCGAGTTGTTGACCAATCAACGGGTCGCCAAGCTCTCTTCCGAGATCACAAGAGTCTGCTTGCCCGCCGGTCTCGAGAAGCCTTTCCCCCACAACCACATGCAGTCTATGACAATCTCTGGTGCCAAGGGTTCCACTGTCAATGCCAACCTGATCAGTTGCAACTTGGGACAGCAGACACTAGAAGGTCGTCGTGTGCCCGTCATGATTTCAGGTCGGACTCTACCCAGTTTCCGCCCCTTCGACACAGATGCACGGGCTGGTGGCTATATTGTGCAGCGTTTCTTGACTGGTATTCGCCCACAGGAGTACTACTTCCATCACATGGCCGGTCGTGAAGGTCTGATCGACACAGCCGTCAAAACGTCGAGATCCGGTTACTTGCAGAGATGTCTTGTCAAGGGAATGGAAGGCTTGGCTGTCTCTTATGACAGCTCTGTCAGAGACTCTGATGGGTCTGTCGTGCAGTTCTTGTACGGTGAGGATTCGgtcgacatcaccaagcaAAAGTATCTGAACGATTTCGAGTTTGTACTGCGCAATCTGGACAGTGAGCTGCCACAGTTGAGGTTCCACGAGGACGGCACTCAAGCACTCTTTGAGAACAAGGATGAGATCATCAAGCGGATGAAATCGGCCATCAGGTCGATTGGCACCCGCAACCCACAAGACCCCGTCACGTCCAAGCTTGAGCCTTCCCGATATGGTTTTGCCACCTCGGAGAAGTTCTTCAACCACATGATGGACTACCTCAAGACAAACAAGCACGGTCTGATCAAAGAGAAGGGATCCAAGGAGAAAGCCGGCCAGATCTCCCGCAAGACCGCCGAAAAGATCCTGGCAGCCAAGTATATCAGGTCTCTTGTTGAGCCCGGCGAGGCTGTCGGGATCACAGCAGGCCAGTCTGTCGGTGAACCTTCGACTCAGCTGACGCTCAACACGTTCCATTTGGCTGGTCACAGTGCAAAGAACGTCACACTGGGTGTGCCTCGTCTTCGTGAAATCCTCATGACGGCCTCTGCCAACATCAGCACTCCATCGATGACACTTGTTCTCAACGAAGAGCTTTCGGAACAGGACGGTGAGCGGTTCGCCAAGAGTATCAGCGTTCTGCCTCTGTCGCACGTCACCAAAGATGCCACTGTGGTGGAAAAGGTCGGGGTTGGCATCGCCCACAAGGTGGCCAAGACCTTTGACATCAGACTGCGCTTTTTCGAGAGTGAGGAATACTCCAAGATGTACGCCATCTCGATTTCCGATGTGCTCGGAACCGTAGAAAAGAAGTTCATCCCGCTGCTTTGCAAGATCATCcagaaggagctcaagaagatTGACAAACAGAAGGGATCTGCATCGGCGCCTGAAATCGGTGTCAAGGTTGGCACTATcgagacggcggcggcaacctCTTCGGGCGACAGGGAGGCTCgcggtggtgacgatgacgatgatgacgacgaggaggatgatgccgGCGGTGCCAAGCGGAGAGCCAACCGGTCCGAGGCTGTTTCTTATGGTCccaacgatgacgacgacgatgccATTCAGAGGCAACTGCAGCGGGAGACTGAAGAGGccgatgatggggaggacgatgacgaggccTACGGCGGCAGCCCGCGACCCGAGCGCCGGCGCGACGACAAGAGCCTTGAAGCTGAGGCAGCCTCCCgcgtcaaggagaagaacgaGGACGTAGCATCGTTCAAGGCCGATACTGTCGGCGGCGAGTGGGTCAAGTTCACACTCGAATACCCAGCCTCCATGCCCAAGCTGCTTATGCTCAACCTCGTCCAGGAGGCGGTCAACAAGGCTGTCATCCAGGAGATTGCGCACATTGGCAATGCGACCCTTGAGCCTATCAAGAAGAAAGATCCCGcgactggggaggaggtgatcAAGGAGCTGCTGGTCCACACCGAGGGTGTCAACCTGAGGGCTATGCAGCTGTATGCTGATtacatcaaccccaacaagctCCAGACCAACGACATCGCCCAGGTGCTCGAGTTTTACGGTGtcgaggcggcgagggcgaatATTGTGAGGGAACTGTCGGGCGTTTTCGACTCTCACGGTATTGCTGTCGACAAGCGCCATTTGAGCTTGATCGCCGATTACATGACCAGGAATGGCGGGTTCAGTCCTTTCAACCGCATCGGTTTGACAGGCAATGTCTCGCCTTTTACCAAGATGAGTTATG AAACTACCGTCGGCTTCCTCAAGGATGCGGTCATGGACGGTGAATGGGATCCCCTTATGACACCTTCGTCGAGACTGGTTGTGGGTAAATTGGGCGGCTTGGGAACTGGAGCGTTTGACTTGCTCACGCAG ATGgccaccaaacccaaaatCACCCTCTTCGTTGACACCGTCAGCCCCTTTGCCTACGCAGCATACCACATCCTCCGG AACGACCCAATCTTCCGCAATGTAGAAGTAGAATacatccccatcttcctGGGGGGCTTGATGCACAAATGCGGTAACACCGCTCCCATCAAAATCAAGA ACAAAGACAAATGGATAAACCTCGAACGCCTCCGCTGgtccaccctcttctccatccccaTGTTCCCCGGCCTCCCCCCCGActtccccgccccctccctaCCCATAATGCGCTCCCTCGCCACGCTTTCCCCCGCCCAGCTCACACCCGCGCTggacctcctcttcaaaaAGCACTGGGCCGACGGGGTAGCTACGCACAAACCGGAAATCTTGAAAGAGACCTTGGTGGAgctgtttggggaggaggaagcgagTAAAGTGCTGGAGAGGGCCAAGACTGTTGGGAAGGAGGCACTGATCAGGAACACTGACCGGGCTTTTGACGAGGGGGCGTTTGGGCTGCCTTGGTTTAGTGTGACGA
- the prp3 gene encoding U4/U5/U6 small nuclear ribonucleoprotein prp3 (BUSCO:EOG092621ZV; COG:A; EggNog:ENOG503NW0X) has product MDRNQQMGGGLGPRHDPSSRIQKTESAADRLAALKARVANAVGSSKAKGGLGLNTPLHPALADLGAPIKPADSSRSAHGQRPVPDSSKNSKPKPFGMPGSSNDGPRPNPYLEPSHGPTGKARESRQLIFNQKGKYIAQAQALRRQAQLEEMKKRIADQARKAGLDEDRDVEKAFVVEAPPDLEWWDEGLIDGKDYSGFPDSLKIDTPDSIITLYIQHPVAIEPPQEKLAHEPKPMYLTPKEQAKLRRNRRMADLKEKQTLMKLGLMEAPPPKVKQKNLMRVLGDEAVRDPTAVEARVRKEIAARLDKHLEANEERKLTKEQRHEKLAANQAKDAAKGIHILVFKINSLANGQHRYKISLNAQQNGLNGVCIMHPKFNLVIVEGGEHSINNYKKLMTRRIDWTEALPSRERNVQVGAYNTATQATVREWLKPEDEKGQLKDLSGNKCVLLFEGETKAQAFKKWGSKVFETDQEAREFLARVKMDSFWTQAKNTPS; this is encoded by the coding sequence ATGGACCGCAATCAGCAAATGGGCGGCGGACTTGGTCCCCGTCATGACCCGTCCTCCAGAATCCAGAAAACCGAATCAGCAGCCGATCGACTTGCCGCCTTGAAGGCACGCGTTGCGAATGCCGTCGGGAGTTCCAAAGCAAAGGGTGGACTTGGACTCAACACCCCTTTACATCCGGCCCTCGCTGACCTCGGCGCCCCGATCAAACCCGCCGACTCATCTCGATCAGCTCATGGCCAGCGGCCGGTTCCCGACTCCTCAAAGAACTCCAAACCAAAGCCCTTTGGCATGCCCGGATCTTCCAACGATGGCCCTCGACCAAACCCATATCTCGAGCCAAGCCATGGCCCAACAGGAAAGGCAAGAGAATCGCGACAGCTCATCTTCAACCAGAAAGGAAAATACATCGCCCAGGCACAAGCCCTCCGGCGACAGGCCCAGCTGGAGGaaatgaagaagagaatcGCCGATCAAGCACGCAAGGCAGGATTAGACGAAGACCGCGACGTGGAGAAGGCATTCGTGGTGGAAGCCCCCCCAGATCTGGAATGGTGGGACGAAGGTCTTATCGACGGCAAGGACTACAGCGGCTTCCCAGACTCACTCAAGATCGACACTCCCGACAGTATCATCACTCTATATATCCAGCATCCCGTTGCAATCGAACCACCGCAAGAGAAGCTGGCCCACGAGCCCAAGCCAATGTACCTGACGCCAAAGGAACAGGCCAAGCTCCGGAGAAACAGGCGCATGGCCGATCTCAAAGAAAAGCAAACCCTCATGAAACTCGGTCTCATGGAAGCTCCCCCGCCAAAGGTCAAACAGAAGAATTTGATGCGTGTACTCGGTGACGAGGCTGTTCGTGATCCCACGGCAGTCGAAGCCCGAGTCAGGAAGGAGATTGCGGCGCGTCTTGACAAGCACTTGGAGGCGAACGAGGAGCGCAAGTTGACAAAGGAGCAGCGGCATGAGAAACTCGCCGCCAACCAAGCAAAGGACGCAGCCAAGGGCATCCATATCCTGGTTTTCAAGATCAACAGTCTAGCCAACGGACAACACAGGTACAAGATCTCACTGAATGCACAACAAAACGGGCTCAACGGAGTCTGTATCATGCATCCGAAATTCAACCTGGTGATTGTAGAGGGAGGCGAGCACAGTATCAACAATTACAAGAagctgatgacgaggagaatTGACTGGACAGAGGCTTTACCGTCGAGGGAAAGGAATGTTCAGGTTGGGGCGTACAACACTGCTACGCAGGCTACGGTGAGGGAGTGGTTGAAACCAGAGGATGAAAAGGGGCAGCTGAAGGACTTGTCGGGGAATAAGTGTGTGTTGCTTTTCGAGGGAGAGACGAAGGCGCAGGCGTTCAAGAAGTGGGGGAGCAAGGTCTTTGAGACGGAtcaggaggcgagggagtttttggcgagggtgaagatggaTAGTTTTTGGACGCAGGCGAAGAATACCCCTTCTTAG